The Asterias amurensis chromosome 21, ASM3211899v1 genome has a segment encoding these proteins:
- the LOC139953210 gene encoding gelsolin-like protein 2 encodes MSGMIKAKKYDWKDSNLAMFGSDTEKQVKKESAESEPAWEGAGEKVGMQIWRINKFKVEHWPKEEYGNFFNGDSYILLNTYKDPGEDILKYDVHFWIGSESSQDEYGTAAYKTVELDTLLDDRPVQHREVARNESSLFKSYFKSLTLMDGGVDTGFNHVEPEQYKPRLLKVSGSSKKVQVTEVPFCMANVTDDDVYIIDKGNKLYLFCGSTCNAMEKYKGISRIQEIKNTRGKATSETVESMGHRCFEDIPQTASCESSADDEPDTTSVPSMFKLSDNSGQLEFSTVQNEGTLSRSNLSPEDVFILDTTKDCFVWVGKGASQQEKQNAMTYAHNYLKSTCHPLLPVTVFKQGQESKSFMSATTA; translated from the exons ATGTCTGGAATGATCAAAGCCAAGAAGTACGACTGGAAGGATTCCAATCTTGCTATGTTTGGGTCCGATACTGAGAAGCAAGTCAAGAAAGAATCAGCTGAATCCGAGCCTGCCTGGGAAGGAGCTGGAGAAAAGGTTGGAATGCAGATCTGGCGCATCAATAAGTTCAAGGTCGAGCATTGGCCTAAGGAGGAATATGGAAACTTCTTCAATGGAGACTCTTACATTCTGCTCAATACCTAT AAAGATCCAGGAGAAGATATTCTGAAGTATGATGTACATTTTTGGATTGGTTCAGAGTCATCTCAG GATGAGTATGGTACCGCTGCTTACAAGACAGTAGAGTTGGACACCCTTCTTGATGATAGACCAGTCCAACATCGTGAAGTTGCACGCAACGAATCTTCACTTTTTAAATCTTACTTCAAGAGCCTCAC CTTAATGGATGGTGGAGTAGACACAGGCTTCAACCATGTGGAACCAGAACAGTACAAACCAAGACTCCTTAAAGTTTCAGGCTCATCTAAGAAAGTCCAAGTCACTGAG GTTCCATTCTGTATGGCCAATGTCACTGATGATGATGTGTACATTATTGACAAGGGAAATAAACTCTACCTGTTTTGTGGAAGTACTTGCAATGCTATGGAGAAGTACAAG GGAATTTCCCGGATTCAGGAGATTAAGAACACACGAGGGAAGGCTACATCTGAGACTGTAGAGAGTATGGGACATCGATGCTTTGAAGATATTCCACAAACAGCTTCATGTGAGAGTAGTGCTGATGATGAACCAGACACTACATCAGTTCCTTCTATGTTCAA GTTGTCAGATAACTCAGGACAGCTTGAGTTTTCCACAGTTCAGAATGAAGGAACACTGAGTCGGAGCAATCTTTCCCCTGAG gATGTCTTCATCCTTGATACAACAAAAGATTGCTTTGTCTGGGTTGGCAAGGGAGCAAGTCAGCAAGAGAAACAGAATGCTATGACATATGCACAC AACTATCTAAAGAGCACATGTCATCCTTTACTACCAGTCACTGTTTTTAAGCAAGGACAAGAATCAAAGTCTTTTATGTCTGCAACCACAGCATAA
- the LOC139953211 gene encoding gelsolin-like protein 2 yields the protein MQKAKTYDWNDSNLALFGSDTEKQVKKESAESEPAWKGAGEKVGLQIWRIVKFKVTHWPKEDYGSFYDGDSYIILNTYKEPENDQLLYDVHFWIGASSSQDEYGTAAYKTVELDTFLDDKPVQHREVMNHESPMFLSYFQTLNLMNGGADTGFRHVKPEEYQPRLLHFSGTRKSIVTKERPLSKFSLKSDDVFILDLGLEIYQWNGKGANKDEKFKAVQYLQQLKSDRGGKPKVETLDEGDVSSTHKFYSSLSEEDLSEGAEQADDSFTPAIFRVSDETGQLEMSLVSEGKLSKSFLSSKDVFLVDDGKQLFAWIGQAASTAERKNAMSYAHNYLMKTQHPLVPVTVVSEGKETALFAQIMP from the exons ATGCAGAAGGCCAAGACTTACGACTGGAATGATTCGAATCTTGCTCTGTTTGGCTCAGACACTGAGAAACAAGTCAAGAAAGAATCGGCTGAATCTGAACCAGCCTGGAAAGGAGCTGGGGAAAAAGTTGGACTTCAG attTGGCGTATTGTGAAGTTTAAAGTTACCCACTGGCCCAAGGAAGACTATGGAAGCTTCTATGATGGTGATTCCTACATCATCTTGAATACTTAC AAAGAACCTGAGAATGACCAACTGCTTTATGATGTTCACTTCTGGATTGGAGCATCATCTTCACAG GATGAGTATGGGACCGCTGCCTACAAGACAGTGGAGTTAGACACGTTTCTGGATGATAAACCAGTGCAGCATCGTGAAGTTATGAACCATGAATCGCCAATGTTCTTGTCATATTTCCAAACCCTCAA CTTGATGAATGGAGGAGCAGACACTGGATTTCGTCATGTGAAGCCTGAAGAGTATCAGCCAAGACTCCTTCATTTCAGTGGAACCAGAAAAAGTATCGTAACAAAAGAG AGACCTCTGTCCAAGTTTTCTCTCAAGTCGGATGATGTCTTCATTCTGGATCTTGGGTTGGAGATCTACCAATGGAACGGAAAAGGAGCCAACAAAGATGAGAAGTTTAAG GCTGTTCAGTATCTGCAGCAACTGAAATCCGACCGTGGTGGTAAGCCAAAAGTTGAAACTCTGGATGAAGGTGACGTTTCCTCCACCCATAAGTTCTACTCAAGTCTCTCTGAGGAGGATTTATCTGAGGGGGCTGAGCAAGCTGATGACAGTTTCACTCCAGCCATTTTCCG TGTTTCTGACGAGACTGGTCAACTAGAGATGAGTCTTGTATCTGAAGGCAAACTCTCCAAGAGCTTCCTGAGTTCCAAG GATGTGTTTCTTGTTGATGATGGAAAGCAGTTGTTTGCATGGATTGGACAAGCAGCAAGTACTGCTGAGAGGAAAAATGCCATGTCTTATGCCCAT AACTACTTGATGAAGACCCAGCATCCCCTTGTTCCAGTCACTGTGGTGAGTGAAGGAAAAGAGACGGCACTGTTTGCTCAAATCATGCCTTAG